The following are from one region of the Prionailurus bengalensis isolate Pbe53 chromosome A2, Fcat_Pben_1.1_paternal_pri, whole genome shotgun sequence genome:
- the MVB12A gene encoding multivesicular body subunit 12A, protein MDPGPGTDTAPLAGLVWSSASAPPPRGFSAISCTVEGTPANFGKSFAQKSGYFLCFNSLGSLENPQENVVTDIQVLVDKSPLPPGFSPVCDPLDSKASVSKKKRMCMKLVPLGAADTAVFDVRLSGKTKTVPGYLRVGDMGGFAIWCKKAKAPRPVPKPRALSRDMRGLSLDPPAQPSKGGFPERTLSRVGSRASTLRRSDSIYEASNLYGISAMDGVPFTLHPRFEGKSCGPLAFSAFADLTIKSLADIEEEYNYGFVVEKTAAARLPPSVS, encoded by the exons ATGGATCCAGGACCCGGGACCGACACGGCGCCGCTGGCTGGCCTGGTCTGGTCGTCGGCTTCGGCGCCTCCGCCACGGGGATTCAGTGCG ATCTCCTGCACCGTGGAGGGGACGCCCGCCAACTTCGGCAAGAGCTTCGCGCAGAAGTCTGGCTACTTTCTGTGCTTCAATTCTTTGGGCAGCCTAGAG aaTCCGCAGGAGAATGTGGTGACCGATATCCAGGTCCTGGTGGACAAGAGCCCCCTCCCACCGGGCTTTTCCCCGGTCTGCGACCCCCTGGACTCCA aggCCTCTGTGTCCAAGAAGAAACGCATGTGTATGAAGCTGGTGCCCCTGGGGGCTGCAGACACAGCTGTGTTTGATGTCCGGCTGAGTGGGAAGACCAAGACGGTGCCTGGATACCTGCGAGTAGG gGACATGGGAGGCTTTGCCATTTGGTGCAAGAAGGCCAAGGCCCCCAGGCCGGTGCCCAAGCCCCGAGCTCTCAGCCGGGACATGCGGGGCCTCTCCCTGGACCCACCTGCCCAGCCCAG CAAGGGCGGCTTTCCAGAGCGGACCCTGTCCCGGGTTGGCTCTCGGGCATCTACTCTGCGGAGGAGCGACTCCATCTATGAGGCCTCCAACCTCTACGGCATCTCAG CCATGGATGGTGTTCCCTTCACACTGCACCCGCGATTTGAGGGCAAGAGCTGTGGCCCCCTG GCCTTCTCTGCCTTTGCCGATCTGACCATCAAGTCACTGGCGGATATTGAGGAGGAG TATAACTACGGCTTTGTGGTGGAGAAGACTGCGGCTGCGCGCCTGCCCCCCAGCGTCTCGTAG